The genomic region TTCTTTTTCGGTCATGCCGGGGTAATGCTCCAGCGTCATGCCCAGGACGCCGTCGCCTTCATTGAAATCGCGCATGGTGCCGATAAAAATACCGGTTGCGCCGAATTTTCCGAATATCCCGGCCGAAGCCTCCTGGTACAGGCGCGCCTCGTTCCACGGATCGAAGCCTTCTTCACAGATTTTTACCTTCATTTGGCGCCTCCGGTAACCGGCGGGAAAAAAGCCACCTCGTCGCCGTCCCGGACAACGCTGTTCCATTCCGCATAATTCATGTTGATCGCCACCAACGTATTGTCGGGCACGGCTTTATCCGGCATGCACAACCGCCATACGTCACGGGCAGTCAGGTTTTCAACGGGGGCCAGAACGTCTTCCGGGCGCCCGGCCTTTTCTTTTAAACTGGCAAAATAGCGGACTTTAATTGACATGCTTGATCAGGCAATGATAAAAATTCGGGTTTTATGATGCGGCCCTGCTTTAAAAGGCCGTTCGCTAACCCTTCAAACTCTTTATTGTACCGAATTGTGACGCACACACCACACTTTAACCGGGCCGGGGAGGCCGTCATGATCGATGTAGGCGAGAAAGCCGTGACCGAGCGCACCGCCGTCACGGAAGGCTACATCGAAATGAAACCGGCCACGCTGCAATTGATCCTCGCCGGCAACCATAAAAAAGGAGACGTGCTGGCGGTCGCCCGAATCGCTGGCATCATGGCCAGC from Methylosarcina fibrata AML-C10 harbors:
- a CDS encoding MoaD/ThiS family protein is translated as MSIKVRYFASLKEKAGRPEDVLAPVENLTARDVWRLCMPDKAVPDNTLVAINMNYAEWNSVVRDGDEVAFFPPVTGGAK